One window of the Thermasporomyces composti genome contains the following:
- a CDS encoding TetR/AcrR family transcriptional regulator, producing the protein MASRRAAALRDADGVDLRDHLIAVTARLLAQRGAAGLTVRRIAREARVADGVLYNHFADKEELLAHALRAHVLAVERALEQPPSPGSGALEDNLRAHIAHGLALHAAILPAFAGLLAEPTVLARFAALTAGEPPTVRQRLVAYLRAEQELGRVRRDTNVEVTATIISGACHELVMAHLVEQPTQPFQAPPGLVDDLADTVLRGIRGAPRR; encoded by the coding sequence ATGGCGTCTAGGAGAGCCGCCGCCCTCCGTGACGCTGACGGCGTCGACCTCCGTGATCACCTCATCGCTGTCACGGCCCGCCTCCTCGCCCAGCGTGGCGCCGCCGGACTCACCGTACGGCGGATCGCCCGGGAAGCCCGGGTCGCCGACGGCGTGCTGTACAACCACTTCGCCGACAAGGAGGAACTCCTCGCGCACGCGCTGCGTGCCCACGTCCTCGCGGTCGAACGCGCGCTCGAGCAGCCGCCCTCACCCGGCAGCGGCGCCCTCGAGGACAACCTCCGTGCCCACATCGCACACGGACTCGCCCTCCACGCCGCGATCCTGCCCGCCTTCGCCGGACTCCTCGCGGAGCCGACGGTCCTCGCGCGGTTCGCCGCGCTCACCGCGGGAGAACCCCCCACCGTGCGGCAGCGACTGGTCGCCTACCTGCGGGCAGAGCAGGAGCTCGGGCGAGTCAGACGTGACACCAACGTCGAGGTCACGGCGACGATCATCAGCGGAGCCTGTCACGAGCTGGTCATGGCACACCTGGTCGAGCAACCGACACAACCGTTCCAGGCCCCGCCCGGCCTCGTCGACGACCTCGCGGACACGGTGCTGCGCGGAATCCGCGGCGCCCCACGGAGGTGA
- a CDS encoding Fur family transcriptional regulator, with protein sequence MGEARERRGGDSASRHEELRAELRSRGYRLTPQRQLVLEAVEELQHATPEQILQVVRRKARGVNISTVYRTLELLEDLDLVTHTHLGDRAPTYHSTSTPAHAHAVCRACGRVSEVPPEAVERFAATLLERYGFRLDIRHLAVFGECTECPQARSGEQAVTSKA encoded by the coding sequence ATGGGTGAGGCACGAGAGCGGCGAGGCGGCGACTCCGCGTCGCGCCACGAGGAGTTGCGCGCGGAGCTCCGATCCAGGGGTTACCGCCTGACGCCGCAACGGCAGCTCGTGCTGGAGGCGGTCGAAGAGCTGCAGCACGCGACTCCCGAGCAGATCCTGCAGGTCGTCCGGCGCAAGGCCCGCGGCGTCAACATCTCCACGGTGTACCGCACCCTCGAGCTCCTGGAGGACCTGGACCTGGTCACCCACACCCACCTGGGCGACCGGGCGCCCACCTACCACTCCACCAGCACGCCGGCGCACGCGCACGCGGTGTGCCGCGCGTGCGGCAGGGTGAGCGAGGTGCCGCCGGAGGCGGTCGAGCGCTTCGCCGCGACGCTGCTGGAACGCTACGGGTTCCGGCTGGACATTCGCCATCTCGCCGTCTTCGGAGAGTGCACCGAATGTCCGCAGGCGCGCAGCGGTGAACAGGCCGTAACCTCGAAGGCGTGA
- a CDS encoding LCP family protein, translated as MSYHRTDEGLRSLRLRDESEQPPDGSRADRRKRGRTTTVLLILLSLFLMMGGGVVLTGYLISEKFGNQVNRLPAFAPLPEELRPKKPKGAGANAINILLAGSDARTDGRGTTGAGKGDAWKRGGQRSDTIMILHITGDRKSAYLISVPRDSWVNIPGRGMNKINAAYSFGGPPLYIQTIEELTGLRMDHLAVIDWTGFQALTDALGGVEMTFKTDTRFASGKYYEAGTHVLSGEEALDYVRERKHLKRGDFDRIARQQNFLRSLMRQTLSDGTLTNPVKLSRALDAVTQNLSVDEEFTTGKMRSLALQMRNLRARNVTFMTAPTKGTGMEGSQSVVYLDKEKCDALWRAVRHDRIEDWLKKHGTEENVLGENVR; from the coding sequence ATGAGCTACCACCGCACTGACGAAGGGCTCCGCTCGCTCCGCCTCCGTGACGAGAGCGAGCAACCTCCGGACGGTTCCCGCGCCGACCGCCGCAAGCGGGGCCGGACGACGACAGTGCTGCTGATCCTGCTCTCGCTCTTCCTCATGATGGGCGGCGGCGTCGTCCTGACCGGTTACCTCATCTCGGAGAAGTTCGGTAACCAGGTCAACCGACTTCCCGCCTTCGCGCCCCTACCCGAGGAGCTGCGGCCGAAGAAGCCCAAGGGTGCCGGCGCCAACGCGATCAACATCCTGCTGGCCGGGAGCGACGCGCGTACGGACGGGCGAGGCACCACCGGGGCCGGCAAGGGTGACGCGTGGAAGCGCGGCGGCCAGCGCAGCGACACGATCATGATCCTGCACATCACCGGCGACCGGAAGAGCGCCTACCTCATCTCGGTGCCGCGTGACTCCTGGGTCAACATCCCAGGTCGGGGCATGAACAAGATCAACGCCGCCTACTCCTTCGGTGGGCCGCCCCTCTACATCCAGACCATCGAGGAACTCACCGGCCTGCGCATGGACCACCTGGCGGTGATCGACTGGACTGGATTCCAAGCCCTCACCGACGCTCTCGGCGGCGTCGAGATGACCTTCAAGACCGACACGAGGTTTGCCAGCGGCAAGTACTACGAGGCCGGAACCCACGTCCTCAGCGGCGAAGAGGCGCTCGACTACGTTCGCGAGCGCAAGCACCTCAAGCGCGGCGACTTCGACCGGATCGCCCGCCAGCAGAACTTCCTCAGGTCCCTGATGCGCCAGACCCTGTCCGACGGCACCCTCACCAATCCGGTCAAGCTGAGTCGAGCGCTCGACGCGGTGACGCAGAACCTCTCCGTCGACGAGGAGTTCACCACGGGCAAGATGCGCTCGCTCGCGTTGCAGATGCGGAACCTCCGGGCGCGCAACGTGACGTTCATGACGGCACCGACCAAGGGCACCGGGATGGAGGGCTCCCAGTCCGTCGTCTACCTCGACAAGGAGAAGTGCGACGCGCTGTGGAGGGCCGTCCGCCACGACCGGATCGAGGACTGGCTGAAGAAGCACGGCACCGAGGAGAACGTGCTGGGCGAGAACGTCCGCTGA
- a CDS encoding FABP family protein, translated as MPFQIPSDLHPDCVPLAFLLGRWEGRGRGEYPTIEPYEFGQEVIFSHNGNPFLYYTSRSWLIDEEGTAVRPLAMETGFWRPQPEGKLEVVLVHPTGVAEVWYGRVNQTKIEMATDIVARTPTAKDYSAGQRLYGLVEGALLWTFDMAAEGHELQPHLWGRLERAEPAPAS; from the coding sequence ATGCCGTTCCAGATCCCGTCCGATCTGCACCCCGACTGCGTGCCCTTGGCGTTCCTCCTCGGGCGCTGGGAGGGTCGTGGGCGCGGGGAGTACCCCACCATCGAGCCGTATGAGTTCGGCCAGGAAGTGATCTTCAGCCACAACGGCAACCCGTTCCTCTACTACACGAGCCGTAGCTGGCTGATCGACGAGGAGGGGACGGCCGTCCGTCCTCTCGCCATGGAGACCGGCTTCTGGCGGCCACAGCCCGAGGGCAAGCTCGAGGTCGTCCTCGTCCACCCCACCGGGGTGGCGGAGGTCTGGTACGGCCGGGTCAACCAGACCAAGATCGAGATGGCGACCGATATCGTTGCCCGCACCCCGACCGCGAAGGACTACTCCGCCGGCCAGCGGCTGTACGGCCTGGTCGAGGGGGCTTTGCTGTGGACGTTCGACATGGCCGCGGAGGGTCACGAGCTTCAGCCGCACCTGTGGGGACGCCTGGAGCGGGCTGAGCCGGCACCTGCATCCTGA
- a CDS encoding choice-of-anchor P family protein, with protein MHPTTFLRRGVAAIAAGAAAAAALVATTPAQAQPAQVGYAAQAYGTYAFTSDRSLVSGPTAYTEMACGTKPGLVFRNHTADVKVKGLGTIGATVTEVRSIESGNLRSSLATSETAKANLLGGAITVDGITSSTKVTWDGTQFRTEQSATLADLQILGVRIPLRPKPNTKIELKLPGLGTVGAVELNKQYQKNSGTEFEAITTALVVSLLPNNPWLPKAGTTLRVGNSKAVITKPMSGYFKGQGFATRINALDGMLSSGPTALAKVRCLGGETTNSIAALDIDGLLEGGAARTHAVGVTKGSVSTSRVVNDTAKLDLLDGAITVEALRAVAQAQRTGNGPVQLSTEGTKFVGLKVQGQPVLDADVAPNTKIDLGIAQVTLNKVRKTATTVEVTMVEVVVQDDILGLPTGSKIEIGRAYAGINPQ; from the coding sequence ATGCACCCGACCACATTCCTGCGACGAGGCGTGGCGGCCATCGCCGCGGGCGCGGCCGCAGCCGCCGCACTCGTCGCGACCACGCCCGCACAGGCTCAACCGGCGCAGGTGGGCTACGCCGCTCAGGCGTACGGCACCTACGCCTTCACCTCCGACCGCTCCCTGGTGTCCGGACCCACCGCCTACACCGAGATGGCGTGCGGCACCAAGCCCGGCCTGGTGTTCCGCAACCACACAGCGGACGTCAAGGTGAAGGGCCTCGGGACCATCGGCGCCACCGTGACGGAGGTCCGGTCGATCGAGTCGGGCAACCTCCGGTCGTCGCTCGCGACGTCCGAGACGGCCAAGGCCAACCTGCTCGGCGGAGCCATCACCGTCGACGGCATCACCTCCTCGACGAAGGTGACCTGGGACGGCACACAGTTCCGTACCGAGCAGAGCGCGACCCTCGCCGACCTGCAGATCCTCGGCGTCCGGATCCCGCTCCGGCCCAAGCCGAACACCAAGATCGAGTTGAAGCTGCCTGGGCTCGGCACGGTCGGGGCCGTCGAGCTGAACAAGCAGTACCAGAAGAACTCCGGAACGGAGTTCGAGGCGATCACGACGGCGCTCGTGGTCTCGCTGCTGCCGAACAACCCGTGGCTGCCCAAGGCGGGGACCACGCTGCGGGTCGGCAACTCCAAGGCGGTCATCACCAAGCCGATGTCCGGCTACTTCAAGGGCCAGGGCTTCGCGACTCGCATCAACGCCCTCGACGGCATGCTGTCGTCCGGCCCCACCGCGCTGGCCAAGGTGCGCTGCCTGGGCGGTGAGACCACCAACTCCATCGCCGCCCTCGACATCGACGGTCTCCTCGAAGGCGGTGCGGCGCGCACCCACGCCGTCGGCGTCACCAAGGGCAGCGTCTCGACCAGCCGAGTGGTCAACGACACCGCCAAACTCGACCTCCTCGACGGCGCCATCACTGTCGAAGCTCTCCGCGCGGTCGCGCAGGCCCAGCGCACCGGCAACGGTCCCGTCCAGCTGTCCACGGAAGGCACGAAGTTCGTCGGGCTCAAGGTGCAGGGCCAGCCGGTCCTCGACGCGGACGTGGCGCCGAACACCAAGATCGACCTCGGCATCGCGCAGGTCACCCTCAACAAGGTCCGCAAGACCGCCACGACCGTGGAGGTGACCATGGTCGAGGTCGTCGTCCAGGACGACATCCTGGGCCTCCCGACCGGCTCGAAGATCGAGATCGGCCGAGCCTACGCGGGAATCAATCCCCAGTGA
- a CDS encoding WD40/YVTN/BNR-like repeat-containing protein, with amino-acid sequence MPPSEESVQDGGGDPLAVRLRTIGTVAVGVLVALDIVLVTLAFRHVRPSSGVSTPVAEARTPRATPTRVATQPSVTPSATPSHPATPSATAQASSRPTVPDLRASRTLVDIGAGAAVVRARTGTCGHGGATVELSLNGGETFVPSDVPSAAVILRAGSVDADRAWLVGMDADCTTVTTYTTSNGGGAWSEARGSGGNWHRLPQAGPRLQAPSGPTTVPCPRGEVVVGISELDEDRAYVSCSGGAIFATANGGASWAERGTLPGVLDLDFVDDSRALAVRTDDDTCEGVTVLATADGGATWTPRACVETDEEALPVVSADGDRAYLGVGDALWFSEDAGGSWQRRA; translated from the coding sequence ATGCCCCCAAGCGAGGAGTCAGTCCAAGACGGCGGAGGGGATCCTTTGGCGGTTCGGCTGCGCACCATCGGCACAGTGGCGGTGGGAGTCCTCGTCGCCCTCGACATCGTGCTGGTGACGCTCGCGTTCCGGCACGTGCGGCCAAGCAGCGGCGTCTCGACTCCGGTGGCCGAGGCCCGCACGCCGCGCGCGACGCCCACGCGCGTCGCCACCCAACCCTCCGTCACGCCATCTGCCACGCCGTCCCATCCCGCCACGCCCAGCGCGACGGCGCAAGCCTCGAGCCGGCCCACCGTGCCCGACCTGCGCGCGAGTCGAACTCTGGTCGACATCGGCGCCGGCGCTGCGGTGGTCCGCGCCCGCACCGGCACGTGCGGTCACGGTGGGGCCACGGTCGAGCTGTCGCTGAACGGCGGCGAGACTTTCGTGCCCAGTGACGTGCCCTCCGCGGCGGTGATCCTGCGGGCTGGCTCCGTCGACGCGGACCGCGCCTGGCTCGTCGGCATGGATGCCGACTGCACGACCGTGACCACTTACACGACGAGCAACGGCGGGGGAGCCTGGAGCGAGGCGAGGGGCTCTGGCGGCAACTGGCATCGCCTCCCCCAGGCGGGACCTCGGCTGCAAGCGCCCAGTGGGCCGACGACCGTCCCCTGCCCCAGGGGTGAGGTCGTCGTCGGGATCAGCGAACTCGACGAGGACCGCGCCTACGTCTCCTGCAGCGGTGGCGCCATCTTCGCCACCGCCAACGGCGGCGCGTCGTGGGCGGAGCGCGGCACGCTGCCCGGCGTCCTCGACCTCGACTTCGTCGACGACTCTCGCGCGCTCGCCGTGCGCACGGACGACGACACGTGCGAGGGCGTGACGGTGCTCGCCACCGCCGACGGCGGAGCGACCTGGACGCCTCGAGCCTGCGTCGAGACCGACGAGGAGGCTCTCCCGGTCGTCTCCGCCGACGGCGACCGGGCCTACCTCGGTGTGGGCGACGCCCTGTGGTTCAGCGAGGACGCGGGCGGTTCCTGGCAGCGGCGCGCGTGA
- a CDS encoding UDP-glucuronic acid decarboxylase family protein has protein sequence MTRRAVVTGGAGFLGSHLCERLLDEGYEVVCLDNFLTGRPDNVAHLVERPGFRLIRCDVTDYVHVPGAVDAVLHFASPASPIDYLQLPIHTLKVGSIGTLHALGLARDKGARFLLASTSEVYGDPLVHPQPETYWGNVNPVGPRGVYDEAKRFAEALTMAYRSTHGLNTAIVRIFNTFGPRQRPSDGRAIPTFVRQALKGEPLTVAGDGSQTRSICYVDDMVEGIVRMLHSDHPGPMNLGNPHELSILDLAMWIRDLAGSSSEVVFVPRPEDDPGVRQPDIALARQVLGWEPKVPVEDGLRRTIAWFRDHADLV, from the coding sequence ATGACACGCCGCGCGGTCGTGACCGGCGGAGCTGGCTTTCTGGGCAGCCACCTGTGCGAGCGCCTCCTCGACGAAGGCTACGAGGTGGTCTGCCTCGACAACTTCCTCACCGGCCGTCCCGACAACGTGGCCCACCTCGTGGAGCGCCCTGGCTTCCGACTGATCCGCTGTGACGTGACTGACTACGTGCACGTGCCGGGAGCCGTGGACGCCGTTCTCCACTTCGCCTCCCCGGCGTCGCCGATCGACTACCTCCAGCTACCGATCCACACACTCAAGGTCGGCTCGATCGGCACGTTGCACGCGCTCGGCTTGGCGCGCGACAAGGGTGCCCGCTTCCTGTTGGCGTCCACGTCGGAGGTCTACGGTGACCCGCTCGTGCACCCCCAGCCCGAGACCTACTGGGGCAACGTGAACCCGGTCGGCCCGCGCGGCGTCTACGACGAGGCCAAGCGGTTCGCCGAGGCGTTGACCATGGCCTACCGGTCGACGCACGGACTCAACACCGCGATCGTCCGCATCTTCAACACGTTCGGCCCGCGTCAGCGACCGAGCGACGGGCGAGCCATCCCCACGTTCGTCCGGCAGGCGCTCAAGGGCGAGCCGCTGACCGTGGCCGGTGACGGTAGCCAGACGCGCTCCATCTGCTACGTCGACGACATGGTGGAGGGCATCGTGCGGATGCTCCACTCGGACCATCCGGGTCCGATGAACCTCGGGAACCCGCACGAGCTGTCCATCCTGGACCTGGCGATGTGGATCCGGGACCTCGCGGGCTCGTCGTCGGAGGTCGTGTTCGTGCCCCGGCCCGAGGACGACCCGGGAGTCCGCCAGCCGGACATCGCGCTGGCCCGGCAGGTCCTGGGCTGGGAGCCGAAGGTGCCCGTCGAGGACGGCCTGCGACGGACCATCGCATGGTTTCGCGACCACGCGGATCTCGTGTGA
- a CDS encoding sugar transferase produces MRRLRLFATTVAALDLVLLVLAGLGAAISRFGGLESPIAGAWRGANFGGVPYTVVAVVLALTWVTVLAFRGSYSTRIFGSGTEEYKLVVSGSFLTAGIVAIICYLGKIDLSRGFIATAFPLGTVLLVAGRWVARKWLHAQRRRNRLVHRVLLVGMPAGVAELLEIIRREPQMGYSVVGACLPRLSKDPGDEVADQGVPILGYLDDVPSAVLRSGADTVVVSALPGRSSRLLRRLSWSLEGLGVDLVVVPSLTDVAGPRIHVRPVAGLPLLHVEEPEFTGARRLVKRIFDWVGAAILLVLSLPLFAVIAIAIKLDDRGPVFLRQTRVGVHGKEFPCFKFRSMVVDAEERLAELQAYNEVDGVLFKMKNDPRVTRVGRVIRRLSLDELPQLINVLRGEMSLVGPRPPLPREVAQYGEDVRRRLLVRPGITGLWQVSGRSNLSWDDSVRLDLYYVENWSLSTDLVILAKTVGAVLSRDGAY; encoded by the coding sequence GTGCGACGGCTCCGCCTCTTCGCCACCACGGTGGCCGCGCTCGACCTCGTGCTGCTCGTCCTCGCTGGGCTGGGCGCGGCGATCTCTCGGTTCGGCGGTCTCGAGTCGCCGATCGCCGGCGCGTGGCGAGGGGCGAACTTCGGTGGTGTCCCGTACACCGTCGTCGCGGTCGTGCTCGCCCTGACGTGGGTCACCGTCCTCGCCTTCCGGGGGAGCTACTCCACGCGCATCTTCGGTTCCGGCACCGAGGAGTACAAGCTGGTCGTGAGCGGCAGCTTCCTCACCGCCGGAATCGTGGCCATCATCTGCTACCTGGGGAAGATCGACCTGTCGCGAGGCTTCATCGCGACGGCGTTCCCGCTCGGAACCGTCCTCCTCGTCGCCGGTCGGTGGGTCGCCCGCAAGTGGCTGCACGCCCAGCGTCGGCGGAACCGGCTGGTCCATCGCGTCCTGCTGGTCGGCATGCCGGCTGGCGTCGCGGAGCTGCTCGAGATCATTCGGCGTGAGCCGCAGATGGGGTACTCGGTCGTGGGTGCCTGTCTTCCTCGGCTGTCGAAGGACCCCGGTGACGAGGTGGCCGACCAAGGTGTGCCGATTCTCGGCTACCTCGATGACGTGCCCTCCGCTGTCCTGCGGTCGGGAGCCGACACCGTGGTGGTGAGTGCGCTGCCCGGCCGGTCGTCGCGGCTGCTGCGCCGGCTCTCGTGGTCCTTGGAGGGACTGGGCGTCGACCTGGTCGTCGTTCCGAGCCTCACCGACGTCGCCGGTCCGCGCATCCACGTCCGACCCGTCGCCGGGCTTCCCTTGCTGCACGTGGAGGAGCCGGAGTTCACCGGGGCGCGACGGCTGGTCAAGCGCATCTTCGACTGGGTGGGCGCCGCCATCCTGCTCGTGCTCTCCCTGCCGCTCTTCGCCGTGATCGCGATCGCCATCAAGCTCGACGACCGAGGGCCGGTCTTCCTGCGGCAGACCCGAGTCGGCGTCCACGGGAAAGAGTTCCCCTGCTTCAAGTTCCGTTCGATGGTCGTCGACGCGGAGGAGCGGCTGGCGGAGCTGCAGGCGTACAACGAAGTCGACGGCGTGCTGTTCAAGATGAAGAACGATCCGCGGGTCACCCGGGTCGGTCGGGTGATCCGGCGGCTGTCCCTCGATGAGCTCCCGCAGCTGATCAACGTCCTGCGGGGCGAGATGAGCCTCGTCGGGCCGCGCCCGCCGCTCCCGCGGGAAGTGGCGCAGTACGGCGAGGACGTGCGTCGCCGGCTGTTGGTGCGCCCGGGGATCACGGGCCTGTGGCAGGTGTCCGGCCGGTCGAACCTCTCGTGGGACGACTCGGTGCGCCTGGACCTGTACTACGTCGAGAACTGGTCGCTGTCGACGGATCTGGTCATCCTCGCCAAGACGGTAGGGGCGGTGCTCAGCCGCGACGGCGCCTACTAG
- the wecB gene encoding non-hydrolyzing UDP-N-acetylglucosamine 2-epimerase has protein sequence MRSPRDGRPDEHNDAATAEQRTSKGIESVVPRVMVVYGTRPEAVKMAPVVAALRERTTLEPIVAVTGQHREMLDQVHEFFGIRPDHDLAILTERQTLTEITVRALEGINSLVRKVAPDAVVVQGDTTTTFAGALAAFYERVPVVHVEAGLRTDDRYSPFPEEINRRLTTELASLHLAPTVANRDRLVAAGVPPSAIAVTGNTVIDALCTVVDRRQPYSDPELAEVLRRGRRVIVVTTHRRESWGEPMREALRAILDVIKDRPDVEVVVPMHRNPIVREVVVAELADQPRVHLTEPLPYAEFARLLSECYLVVTDSGGIQEEAPSLGRPVLVLRDNTERTEAVEAGTVRLVGTRRPVVRDALAQLLDDERAYAEMASAVNPYGDGKAAERCVAAIEELLGLGHRLPDYVP, from the coding sequence ATGCGGTCGCCACGCGACGGGCGCCCCGATGAGCACAACGACGCAGCGACCGCCGAGCAACGGACGTCGAAGGGAATCGAGTCAGTCGTGCCCCGGGTCATGGTGGTCTACGGCACACGTCCGGAGGCCGTCAAGATGGCTCCCGTGGTCGCCGCGCTGCGCGAGCGTACGACGCTCGAGCCGATCGTCGCGGTGACCGGCCAGCACCGAGAGATGCTCGACCAGGTCCACGAGTTCTTCGGCATCCGACCCGACCACGACCTGGCCATCCTCACCGAGCGACAGACGTTGACCGAGATCACCGTCCGGGCGCTCGAGGGCATCAACTCGCTGGTCCGGAAGGTCGCGCCGGACGCGGTGGTGGTCCAGGGCGACACGACCACGACCTTCGCCGGGGCGCTGGCGGCGTTCTACGAGCGTGTTCCCGTCGTCCACGTCGAGGCGGGCCTGCGCACCGACGACCGCTACTCGCCGTTCCCGGAGGAGATCAACCGTCGCCTGACGACCGAGCTGGCGTCGTTGCACCTCGCGCCCACGGTCGCCAATCGCGACCGGCTCGTGGCAGCCGGTGTTCCGCCGTCGGCGATCGCGGTGACCGGCAACACCGTTATCGACGCGCTCTGCACCGTCGTCGACCGACGGCAGCCGTACTCCGACCCGGAGCTCGCCGAGGTGCTGCGACGCGGACGTCGCGTCATCGTGGTGACGACGCACCGCCGCGAGTCGTGGGGCGAGCCGATGCGCGAGGCGCTCCGCGCCATCCTCGACGTCATCAAGGATCGTCCCGACGTCGAGGTCGTGGTGCCGATGCATCGCAACCCGATCGTCCGGGAGGTGGTGGTGGCCGAGCTGGCCGATCAGCCACGCGTCCACCTCACCGAGCCACTGCCTTACGCCGAGTTCGCGCGGCTGCTCAGCGAGTGCTACCTCGTGGTCACCGACTCCGGCGGAATCCAGGAGGAGGCACCGAGCCTGGGGCGCCCGGTCCTCGTCCTCCGGGACAACACCGAGCGCACCGAGGCGGTCGAGGCCGGCACGGTCCGCCTGGTCGGGACGCGACGGCCCGTCGTTCGCGACGCCCTGGCACAGCTACTGGACGACGAGCGGGCGTACGCCGAGATGGCCTCCGCGGTGAATCCGTACGGCGACGGCAAGGCCGCCGAGCGCTGTGTGGCGGCGATCGAGGAACTGCTGGGCCTCGGCCACCGGCTGCCCGACTACGTTCCCTGA
- a CDS encoding class I SAM-dependent methyltransferase: MCSTSGCGTGGTTRLAACRARNGHVTGIDLSAPMLDEARRATRAAGLDNIAFEHADAQTRAFPPGGFDAAISRNGVMFFSDPVAAFANVRRALRPRGRLAFSCPQRPEDCEWYVVPVAALLGIPPVGRSVVDAYPGPAPAMFSLADPAHVTALLTRAGFTDVSIDSVEIAQHFGHTVDEAAEAFLGSGPTRYIVEQDAELTYREAHARLTAALGPYATPGGVLLPARYWLVSTENPEVSRDGV; encoded by the coding sequence GTGTGCTCGACATCGGGGTGCGGGACGGGAGGCACCACGCGGCTCGCCGCCTGCCGGGCCCGGAACGGCCACGTCACCGGCATCGACCTCTCCGCGCCGATGCTCGACGAGGCGCGTCGAGCCACGAGGGCGGCCGGGCTGGACAACATCGCCTTCGAGCACGCCGACGCGCAGACGCGAGCGTTCCCCCCGGGCGGCTTCGACGCGGCGATCAGCAGGAACGGCGTCATGTTCTTCAGCGATCCGGTCGCCGCCTTCGCCAACGTCAGGCGCGCCCTCCGGCCACGAGGACGCCTGGCCTTCAGCTGCCCCCAGCGCCCCGAGGACTGCGAGTGGTACGTGGTGCCGGTCGCGGCCCTGCTCGGTATCCCGCCGGTCGGTCGCAGCGTGGTCGACGCCTATCCCGGCCCGGCGCCCGCGATGTTCTCGCTCGCCGACCCAGCGCACGTCACGGCTCTTCTCACGCGCGCCGGCTTCACCGACGTCTCCATCGACTCCGTCGAGATAGCGCAACACTTCGGCCACACCGTCGACGAGGCGGCCGAGGCGTTCCTGGGCAGCGGACCCACCCGCTACATCGTCGAGCAGGACGCCGAGCTGACCTACCGTGAGGCCCATGCCAGACTCACCGCCGCGCTCGGACCGTACGCGACCCCCGGCGGGGTCCTGCTCCCCGCCCGCTACTGGCTGGTCAGCACGGAGAACCCGGAGGTGAGCCGCGATGGCGTCTAG
- a CDS encoding YgfZ/GcvT domain-containing protein codes for MTAGESYRSPLLQREGAVAAESPDAGVAAHYGEPLREQRRLEEGVGFVDLSHRGVVRVSGPDRLTWLHSLTTQHLEQLPPGEGTTALLLSPHGHVEHCLALVDDGSAVWMHVEPGTAPRLVEFLDSMRFLMRVEVADVTDEIAVVWEPRTDGPTDVLSRQAADTLRGRDLFLPRARLAAYAEQAGPPAGLWAYEARRIAAHIPRAGFETDHRTIPNEVGWLDTAVHLNKGCYRGQETVARVHNLGRPPRRLVLLHLDGSVDRLPGHGAPVTHEGRDVGFVTSSGRHFDLGPVALALIRRSVPVEATLLADGVAAAQEVVVPPDIGLHVRPRLRG; via the coding sequence GTGACCGCAGGCGAGAGCTACCGGAGTCCGCTTCTCCAGCGCGAGGGCGCCGTGGCAGCCGAGTCGCCCGATGCGGGGGTGGCCGCTCACTACGGGGAGCCGTTGCGGGAGCAGCGCCGCCTCGAGGAGGGCGTGGGCTTCGTCGACTTGTCGCACCGGGGCGTGGTGCGGGTCAGCGGCCCGGACCGGCTCACCTGGCTGCACTCCCTGACGACCCAGCACCTGGAGCAGCTGCCACCCGGCGAGGGGACCACCGCGCTGCTCCTCTCCCCGCACGGCCACGTCGAGCACTGTCTCGCGCTGGTCGACGACGGCTCGGCGGTGTGGATGCACGTCGAGCCCGGCACCGCGCCGCGGCTGGTGGAGTTCCTCGACTCGATGCGGTTCCTCATGCGCGTCGAGGTCGCGGACGTGACCGACGAGATCGCCGTGGTTTGGGAGCCGCGCACCGACGGTCCGACCGACGTGCTGAGCCGCCAGGCGGCGGACACGCTCCGCGGGCGGGACCTGTTCCTGCCTCGTGCCAGGCTCGCGGCGTACGCCGAGCAGGCGGGCCCGCCGGCAGGGCTGTGGGCGTACGAGGCGCGTCGGATCGCGGCGCACATCCCGCGAGCTGGTTTCGAGACCGACCACCGCACCATCCCGAACGAGGTGGGCTGGCTGGACACGGCGGTGCACCTCAACAAGGGGTGCTATCGAGGTCAGGAGACCGTCGCGCGCGTGCACAACCTCGGCCGTCCGCCCCGCCGATTGGTGCTTCTCCACCTCGACGGCTCGGTCGATCGGCTGCCCGGCCACGGCGCGCCGGTCACCCACGAGGGCCGGGACGTCGGTTTCGTCACGAGCAGCGGACGCCACTTCGACTTGGGTCCGGTGGCGTTGGCGCTCATTCGCCGGAGCGTGCCGGTCGAGGCGACGCTGCTGGCCGACGGTGTGGCGGCGGCGCAAGAGGTCGTCGTGCCGCCGGACATCGGCCTGCATGTCCGCCCGAGGCTGCGCGGCTGA